The Stenotrophomonas maltophilia genome includes a region encoding these proteins:
- a CDS encoding sulfurtransferase, protein MNPIDPPWTTLVDVATLAAALGEGIRVVDARATASTAVRVVDARSSLADPQAGSGQYLTGHIPGAVYADLNRDLSDLSRVGHGRHPLPDSDAFAAKLGQWGIGPDTQVVVYDGSDGSMAASRLWWLLRLIGHSKVAVLDGGIAAWQAAGQPLATGPDEVTALPAYPGRFDTTRIANAEEISARLKHAPGWLVDARAGERFRGEVEPLDPVAGHVPGAVNRPFALNVADGRLRDAQELRVELQGVIGNRDPQQVVLMCGSGVTACHLLLAMESAGLSGARIYADSWSGWVSDSSRPVATGA, encoded by the coding sequence ATGAACCCGATCGATCCGCCGTGGACCACCCTGGTCGATGTCGCCACCCTGGCTGCCGCGTTGGGCGAGGGCATCCGTGTGGTCGACGCACGCGCCACCGCCAGCACCGCGGTGCGCGTGGTTGATGCACGTTCCTCGCTGGCCGATCCGCAGGCGGGCAGCGGCCAGTACCTGACAGGTCATATCCCGGGTGCGGTGTATGCCGATCTGAATCGTGACCTGTCCGATCTGTCGCGCGTCGGCCATGGTCGCCATCCGCTGCCGGACAGCGATGCCTTCGCCGCGAAGCTCGGCCAGTGGGGTATCGGTCCTGACACGCAGGTGGTGGTCTACGACGGCAGCGACGGCAGCATGGCCGCCTCGCGCCTGTGGTGGCTGCTGCGCCTGATCGGGCACAGCAAGGTGGCCGTGCTCGATGGTGGTATCGCCGCGTGGCAGGCCGCAGGGCAACCTTTGGCGACGGGGCCGGATGAGGTGACCGCGCTGCCGGCTTACCCGGGCCGTTTCGACACCACCCGGATCGCCAATGCCGAGGAGATCAGCGCACGCCTGAAGCACGCGCCGGGCTGGCTGGTCGACGCACGCGCGGGCGAACGCTTCCGCGGCGAAGTCGAGCCGCTGGACCCGGTCGCCGGCCACGTACCCGGCGCGGTCAACCGTCCGTTTGCGTTGAACGTCGCCGACGGCCGGCTGCGCGATGCACAGGAACTGCGCGTCGAGCTGCAGGGTGTGATCGGCAACCGTGATCCGCAGCAGGTGGTGCTGATGTGCGGCTCCGGCGTGACCGCCTGCCACCTGCTGCTGGCGATGGAAAGCGCAGGCCTGAGCGGCGCACGCATCTACGCCGACTCCTGGAGCGGTTGGGTGAGCGACAGCAGCCGCCCGGTGGCGACCGGCGCCTGA
- a CDS encoding N-acetylmuramoyl-L-alanine amidase produces MPNPLLPGLQLQPLPYEDRLPLRDPATLEMVVIHCTELPDLAMAREYGERVLYDSGAGNSGHFYIDRDGSVVQYVAPERVAHHVRGMNAHTLGIELVNTGRYPHWFDSRHQAMDEAYTEAQLEALERLLLALVARYPSLQRIAGHDQLDREQVPASDDPTLMVARKRDPGPLFPWARVLAKVPLQPVG; encoded by the coding sequence ATGCCCAACCCGCTCCTGCCCGGCCTGCAGCTGCAGCCCCTGCCCTACGAAGACCGCCTGCCACTGCGCGACCCGGCCACGCTGGAGATGGTGGTGATCCACTGCACCGAGCTGCCCGACCTGGCGATGGCCCGCGAGTACGGCGAGCGTGTGCTGTACGACAGTGGTGCCGGCAACAGCGGGCATTTCTACATCGACCGCGATGGCAGCGTGGTGCAGTACGTGGCACCGGAACGGGTGGCCCACCACGTGCGCGGCATGAACGCGCATACGCTGGGTATCGAACTGGTCAATACCGGGCGCTACCCGCACTGGTTCGACAGCCGTCACCAGGCGATGGACGAGGCCTACACCGAGGCGCAGCTGGAAGCGCTGGAGCGGCTGCTGCTGGCGCTGGTGGCACGCTATCCGTCGCTGCAGCGGATTGCCGGGCATGACCAGCTGGATCGGGAGCAGGTGCCGGCCAGCGATGATCCGACGCTGATGGTGGCGCGCAAGCGTGATCCGGGGCCGTTGTTCCCGTGGGCGCGGGTGCTGGCGAAGGTGCCACTGCAGCCGGTTGGGTAA
- a CDS encoding alpha/beta hydrolase — translation MSRGHCILSHGFESGPEATKVTALAEVAQRLGWTHERPDYTDLDAMSEVSRVGDVPTRLRRLVERAAIAARQGPVVLAGSSLGAYISAIASLQVPVAGLFLMVPPTTMGPMPALDAAAVPTTVVQAWHDDVVPAAGVIAWAQARSAQLLLVDDGHRLERHVEASAQAFERLLRQL, via the coding sequence ATGAGCCGCGGCCACTGCATCCTGTCCCACGGCTTCGAGAGCGGCCCGGAAGCGACCAAGGTCACCGCGCTGGCCGAGGTGGCACAGCGCCTGGGCTGGACCCACGAGCGCCCCGACTACACCGACCTGGACGCGATGAGCGAGGTCAGCCGGGTGGGCGACGTGCCGACCCGCCTGCGCCGCCTGGTCGAGCGCGCCGCCATCGCTGCCCGGCAGGGGCCGGTGGTGCTGGCCGGCTCCAGCCTGGGCGCCTACATCTCTGCCATCGCCTCGTTGCAGGTGCCGGTGGCCGGCCTGTTCCTGATGGTGCCGCCCACCACCATGGGACCAATGCCGGCGCTGGATGCCGCCGCCGTGCCGACCACCGTGGTGCAGGCCTGGCATGACGATGTGGTCCCGGCCGCCGGGGTCATCGCCTGGGCGCAGGCGCGTTCGGCGCAGCTGCTGCTGGTCGACGACGGCCACCGCCTGGAACGCCACGTGGAGGCCTCCGCGCAGGCCTTCGAGCGCCTGTTGCGGCAACTGTGA
- the rlmKL gene encoding bifunctional 23S rRNA (guanine(2069)-N(7))-methyltransferase RlmK/23S rRNA (guanine(2445)-N(2))-methyltransferase RlmL → MKFFVSCAKGLEYLLADELSALGLGKATATIAGVNAEGELEQALRIVMWSRLASRVLWPIDEFECPDEQALYDGVRALPWHEHIKPEMTLAVDAHVSGDKITHARFAAQRIKDAIVDRMRDEGLERPSVNTDLPDVRVNLSLRKGRASLSIDLGGGPLHRRGWRGAAHEAPLKENLAAALLLRAQWPRQHAAGGGLLDPMCGSGTLLIEGALMAADVAPGLMRHGSLPPSRWLGFDKAAWKTLQSEARDREAAGLAALKPVIHGSDIDPTAIQAARENAEVAGVAHAIRFTRADVADLAAPEQEIGAVVCNPPYDERLAADPALYRALGTALQKAVPQWRASLLCGNDELAFATGLRASKKYQMFNGALECALIVCDPIAVPGRDPAQPRELSEGAQMVANRLRKNLKKFKSWRAREHITCFRAYDADLPEYAAAIDVYEEDGGKRRTFLHVQEYAAPAAIPENDVRRRRNELLAAAREVFGVPPEQVSMKSRERGKGGSKYGRFEQRDEFIVVRENNALLQVNLFDYLDTGLFLDHRPLRRMMAEQVRGKRFLNLFCYTGVASVQAAVAGAASTTSVDLSATYLQWCYDNLALNGQGGNQHLLVQADAMAWLEGDRGQYDVIFCDPPTFSNSARADDFDVQREQLKLLRAAVARLAPGGVLYFSNNFRRFKLEENAIAEFAQCREITARTIGPDFERNARIHRAWELKRLG, encoded by the coding sequence GTGAAATTCTTCGTCTCCTGCGCCAAGGGCCTGGAATACCTGCTTGCCGATGAACTGTCGGCCCTGGGCCTTGGCAAGGCCACTGCCACCATTGCCGGCGTCAACGCCGAGGGCGAACTGGAGCAGGCGCTGCGGATCGTGATGTGGTCGCGCCTGGCCAGCCGCGTGCTGTGGCCGATCGACGAGTTCGAGTGCCCGGACGAGCAGGCCCTGTATGACGGCGTGCGTGCGCTGCCGTGGCACGAGCACATCAAGCCGGAGATGACCCTGGCGGTGGACGCACACGTGTCCGGCGACAAGATCACCCATGCCCGCTTCGCCGCGCAGCGGATCAAGGACGCCATCGTCGATCGCATGCGCGATGAAGGCCTGGAGCGTCCCTCGGTCAACACCGACCTGCCTGATGTGCGCGTCAACCTGTCGCTGCGCAAGGGCCGCGCCTCGCTGTCGATCGACCTCGGCGGTGGCCCGCTGCATCGCCGTGGCTGGCGTGGCGCCGCCCACGAGGCACCGCTGAAGGAGAACCTGGCCGCCGCGCTGCTGCTGCGCGCGCAGTGGCCGCGCCAGCACGCCGCCGGTGGCGGCCTGCTGGACCCGATGTGCGGCAGCGGCACGCTGCTGATCGAAGGCGCGCTGATGGCCGCCGACGTCGCCCCGGGCCTGATGCGCCACGGCAGCCTGCCGCCGAGCCGTTGGCTGGGCTTCGACAAGGCGGCCTGGAAGACCCTCCAGAGCGAAGCACGCGATCGCGAGGCCGCCGGCCTGGCCGCGCTGAAGCCGGTCATCCACGGCAGCGACATCGATCCGACCGCGATCCAGGCGGCACGCGAGAATGCCGAGGTCGCGGGCGTCGCTCATGCGATCCGCTTCACCCGTGCCGATGTGGCCGACCTGGCCGCGCCGGAGCAGGAGATCGGTGCGGTGGTCTGCAACCCGCCGTACGACGAGCGCCTGGCCGCCGATCCGGCGCTGTACCGCGCACTGGGCACCGCCCTGCAGAAGGCGGTGCCGCAGTGGCGTGCCAGCCTGCTGTGCGGCAACGACGAGCTGGCCTTCGCCACCGGCCTGCGCGCCAGCAAGAAGTACCAGATGTTCAACGGTGCGCTGGAATGCGCGCTGATCGTCTGCGATCCGATTGCCGTGCCGGGCCGTGATCCGGCACAACCGCGCGAGCTGAGCGAAGGTGCGCAGATGGTGGCCAATCGCCTGCGCAAGAACCTGAAGAAGTTCAAGAGCTGGCGCGCCCGCGAGCACATCACCTGCTTCCGTGCCTATGACGCCGACCTGCCGGAATACGCGGCCGCCATCGACGTCTACGAGGAAGACGGTGGCAAGCGCCGTACCTTCCTGCACGTGCAGGAATACGCCGCACCGGCCGCGATTCCCGAGAACGACGTGCGCCGCCGCCGCAACGAACTGCTGGCCGCCGCGCGCGAAGTATTCGGCGTGCCGCCGGAGCAGGTCTCGATGAAGTCGCGCGAGCGCGGCAAGGGCGGCAGCAAGTACGGCCGCTTCGAGCAGCGAGATGAATTCATCGTAGTGCGCGAGAACAATGCACTGCTGCAGGTGAACCTGTTCGACTATCTTGATACCGGCCTGTTCCTCGACCATCGCCCGCTGCGCCGGATGATGGCCGAGCAGGTGCGTGGCAAGCGTTTCCTCAACCTGTTCTGCTACACCGGCGTGGCCAGCGTGCAGGCCGCCGTGGCTGGTGCCGCCAGCACCACCAGCGTCGACCTGTCGGCCACTTACCTGCAGTGGTGCTACGACAACCTGGCGTTGAACGGGCAGGGCGGCAACCAGCACCTTCTGGTGCAGGCCGATGCGATGGCCTGGCTGGAAGGCGACCGTGGCCAGTACGACGTGATCTTCTGTGACCCGCCGACCTTCTCCAACTCCGCACGCGCCGATGACTTCGACGTGCAGCGCGAACAGCTGAAGCTGCTGCGTGCGGCGGTGGCGCGGCTGGCCCCGGGGGGCGTGCTGTACTTCTCGAACAACTTCCGCCGCTTCAAGCTGGAAGAAAACGCCATTGCCGAATTTGCCCAGTGCCGCGAGATCACCGCGCGCACCATCGGGCCGGACTTCGAACGCAACGCGCGCATCCATCGCGCGTGGGAGCTGAAGCGGTTGGGGTAA
- a CDS encoding DUF3325 domain-containing protein: MMLLALTLSFSAFTALSLAMEKHQHDLHGKAAAPPARRTQWRVLGWVLLAVAFALCLADHGWAMGPVLWLGTMTLGGLALSFGLYPYQPKWIVPLAIALPVLGLVVALL; this comes from the coding sequence ATGATGCTGCTGGCGCTGACCCTGTCGTTCTCTGCGTTTACTGCGCTGTCGCTGGCGATGGAAAAGCACCAGCACGATCTGCACGGCAAGGCTGCAGCCCCCCCGGCACGGCGCACGCAGTGGCGGGTACTGGGCTGGGTACTGCTGGCGGTAGCGTTCGCACTGTGCCTGGCCGACCACGGCTGGGCGATGGGCCCGGTGCTGTGGCTGGGCACGATGACACTGGGCGGTCTGGCGCTGTCATTCGGGCTGTATCCGTACCAGCCGAAGTGGATCGTGCCACTGGCGATCGCGCTGCCGGTGTTGGGGCTGGTGGTGGCGTTGCTGTAA
- a CDS encoding PepSY-associated TM helix domain-containing protein: protein MKNGFRQSMAWLHTWTGLLVGWLLLLIFMAGTASYYREEISRWMRPELPSSNVSIDVAAQRAVDYLQANAAQAENSFVTLPQPRNPAMQMFWRLPPELADPSRGRRGGFGDATLDPNTGQALKARETRGGDFFYRLHFDLHYIPVLWARYLVGFCAMFMLVAIITGVITHKKIFKDFFTFRKDKGLRSWLDFHNVSAVMALPYHAMITYTGIVTLMIMYLPWGVKVAYPQDEDAFVFEAFGGLPEVTAPAEGHATPLPIAQLLDSARAHWHGVEVAGFTVSNPGAANAVIDIRQRDGKRLSIDTPAVRYDMVSGALLEETPPSGGATATRGVLYGLHLARFADWGLRALFFLSGLVGCLMVASGVVLWAVKERPRHAKSGRTGFGLRLVDALNIGTVAGLPIAFAAYFWGNRLLPLDIAERSSAEANVFFYAWAGALLAAFIWPKRMMWAWQLYLGAAAFALVPVVNALTTHAHLGNTLRNGDWVLAGFDLSMIAFGAMLALCGWRMQRWTPPLSAAEKKKRAAAAAAPKASVNTAEAAEAEASA, encoded by the coding sequence ATGAAGAACGGATTCCGCCAGTCGATGGCCTGGCTGCACACCTGGACCGGGCTGCTGGTTGGCTGGTTGCTGCTGCTGATCTTCATGGCTGGCACGGCCAGCTACTACCGCGAGGAAATCAGCCGCTGGATGCGTCCGGAACTGCCGTCCAGCAACGTCAGCATCGACGTCGCCGCACAGCGCGCGGTGGACTACCTGCAGGCCAACGCCGCGCAGGCCGAAAACTCGTTCGTCACACTGCCGCAGCCGCGCAACCCGGCCATGCAGATGTTCTGGCGGTTGCCGCCGGAACTGGCCGATCCCAGCCGTGGCCGCCGCGGTGGCTTCGGCGACGCCACGCTGGACCCCAACACCGGCCAGGCATTGAAGGCGCGCGAGACCCGCGGCGGCGACTTCTTCTACCGCCTGCACTTCGACCTGCACTACATCCCGGTGCTGTGGGCACGCTATCTGGTCGGCTTCTGCGCGATGTTCATGCTGGTGGCGATCATCACCGGCGTCATCACCCACAAGAAAATCTTCAAGGACTTCTTCACGTTCCGCAAGGACAAGGGCCTGCGTTCCTGGCTTGATTTCCACAACGTCAGCGCGGTGATGGCCCTGCCCTACCACGCGATGATCACCTACACCGGCATTGTGACGTTGATGATCATGTACCTGCCGTGGGGGGTGAAGGTGGCCTACCCGCAGGACGAGGACGCGTTCGTCTTCGAGGCCTTCGGCGGCCTCCCGGAAGTGACCGCGCCCGCCGAGGGCCACGCCACGCCGTTGCCGATCGCACAACTGCTGGACAGCGCGCGCGCGCATTGGCACGGCGTGGAGGTGGCCGGTTTCACCGTGTCCAATCCGGGCGCGGCCAATGCGGTGATCGACATCCGCCAGCGCGACGGCAAGCGCCTGTCCATCGACACCCCGGCCGTGCGTTACGACATGGTCAGCGGTGCTCTGCTTGAGGAAACGCCGCCTTCCGGCGGTGCCACCGCCACCCGCGGCGTGCTGTACGGCCTGCACCTGGCGCGTTTTGCCGACTGGGGCCTGCGTGCACTGTTCTTCCTGTCCGGCCTGGTCGGCTGCCTGATGGTGGCCAGCGGCGTGGTGCTGTGGGCGGTGAAGGAACGGCCTAGGCACGCCAAGAGTGGCCGCACCGGCTTCGGCCTGCGCCTGGTCGATGCGCTGAACATCGGCACCGTGGCCGGCCTGCCGATCGCCTTCGCCGCCTACTTCTGGGGCAACCGCCTGCTGCCGCTGGACATCGCCGAGCGCTCGAGTGCGGAGGCCAACGTGTTCTTCTACGCCTGGGCCGGCGCGCTGCTGGCCGCCTTCATCTGGCCGAAGCGGATGATGTGGGCGTGGCAGCTCTACCTGGGCGCGGCCGCGTTCGCACTGGTACCGGTGGTCAATGCGCTGACCACGCATGCGCACCTGGGCAACACCCTGCGCAACGGCGACTGGGTATTGGCTGGCTTCGATCTGTCGATGATCGCGTTCGGCGCGATGCTGGCGCTGTGCGGTTGGCGCATGCAGCGCTGGACGCCACCGCTGAGTGCGGCCGAGAAGAAGAAGCGTGCGGCCGCTGCGGCTGCGCCGAAGGCATCGGTGAACACTGCAGAAGCGGCCGAAGCGGAGGCCAGCGCATGA
- a CDS encoding DUF3649 domain-containing protein codes for MDRSPATASPRTFFSNPRWGVLSRSLAAIFGGYALASMTSVFCAVALPGARGQTVLTGMLLAILVAACAALWAFATRSALRAWVGILAPALLMAAIARLMGAWA; via the coding sequence GTGGACCGCTCGCCCGCAACCGCCAGCCCCCGCACCTTCTTTTCCAACCCGCGCTGGGGCGTGCTGTCACGCTCGTTGGCCGCGATCTTCGGCGGTTACGCACTGGCCTCGATGACCAGCGTGTTCTGCGCCGTGGCCCTGCCCGGCGCACGTGGCCAGACCGTGCTGACCGGCATGCTGCTGGCCATCCTGGTCGCCGCCTGTGCGGCACTGTGGGCATTCGCCACCCGCAGCGCGCTGCGCGCCTGGGTCGGCATCCTCGCGCCCGCGCTGCTGATGGCCGCCATTGCGCGCCTGATGGGGGCCTGGGCATGA
- a CDS encoding DUF445 domain-containing protein: MTSANDPRRAQLRRLKALALGLLLLMLAGFAVSHWQGERGIWAWVSAFCEAAAVGALADWFAVVALFRRPMGLPIPHTAIIPRSKERIGDSLALFVRDQFLEPGVLLAKLQVFDPASRLGSWLADPARSRMLADMARGWALQALDFFDETAVRRQLHGFVVQQLRQWNAAATAGELLALLTADGRHQRVLDEGLQRLGRWLEQPEVKERASQLIVRYIQREWPTLSSTVNWVKPIDEIGDSLAERLARAVLEELQQVLAEPQHPLRQDYESWLQNYVQRLREDPALAERIEQLKQEMIDHPALQDYVQGLWARIHASLRADLQREDSALVGHLQRSLGSLGASLQADPALREALNQHLLEGAQRLTGRLREGVTTHIAQTVKGWDERHLVEQLELSVGRDLQFIRFNGTLVGGLIGLLLHAATVVFRF, from the coding sequence ATGACGTCTGCCAACGATCCGCGCCGCGCTCAGCTGCGGCGCCTGAAAGCCCTCGCGCTGGGCCTGCTGCTGTTGATGCTGGCCGGTTTCGCGGTCAGCCACTGGCAGGGCGAGCGCGGCATCTGGGCCTGGGTTTCGGCGTTCTGCGAGGCCGCAGCCGTGGGCGCACTGGCCGATTGGTTCGCCGTGGTCGCGCTGTTCCGGCGGCCGATGGGCCTGCCGATCCCGCACACCGCGATCATCCCGCGCAGCAAGGAACGCATCGGCGACAGCCTTGCGCTGTTCGTGCGCGACCAGTTCCTGGAGCCGGGCGTGCTGCTGGCCAAGCTGCAGGTGTTCGATCCGGCCAGCCGCCTCGGCAGCTGGCTGGCCGACCCGGCACGCTCGCGCATGCTGGCCGACATGGCCCGCGGCTGGGCGCTGCAGGCACTGGATTTCTTCGACGAAACCGCCGTGCGCCGGCAGCTGCACGGCTTCGTTGTGCAGCAGCTGCGGCAGTGGAATGCCGCTGCCACTGCCGGTGAGCTGCTGGCCCTGCTGACCGCCGATGGTCGCCACCAGCGCGTGCTGGACGAAGGCCTGCAGCGGCTGGGCCGCTGGCTCGAGCAGCCCGAGGTGAAAGAACGCGCCTCGCAGCTGATCGTGCGTTACATCCAGCGCGAATGGCCGACGCTGTCGAGCACGGTGAACTGGGTCAAGCCGATTGACGAGATCGGCGACAGCCTGGCCGAGCGCCTGGCCCGCGCGGTACTGGAAGAGCTGCAGCAGGTACTGGCCGAGCCGCAGCATCCGCTGCGCCAGGACTACGAGAGCTGGCTGCAGAATTACGTGCAGCGCCTGCGCGAGGACCCGGCCCTGGCCGAGCGCATCGAACAGCTCAAGCAGGAAATGATCGACCATCCGGCCCTGCAGGACTACGTGCAGGGGTTGTGGGCGCGCATCCACGCCAGCCTGCGCGCGGACCTGCAGCGCGAGGACTCGGCGCTGGTCGGCCACCTGCAGCGCAGCCTGGGTTCGCTCGGTGCCAGCCTGCAGGCCGACCCGGCGCTGCGCGAGGCCCTCAACCAGCACCTGCTGGAAGGCGCGCAACGCCTGACCGGCCGCCTGCGCGAAGGCGTGACCACGCATATCGCGCAGACCGTGAAGGGCTGGGACGAGCGCCATCTGGTGGAACAGCTGGAACTGAGCGTGGGCCGCGACCTGCAGTTCATCCGGTTCAACGGCACCTTGGTGGGTGGCCTGATCGGCCTGCTGCTGCATGCGGCGACAGTGGTGTTCAGGTTCTAG
- a CDS encoding aspartate aminotransferase family protein: protein MKRSASDLHDLATQRPESLEAYWMPFTANRQFKAAPRLLVRAEGMHYEDVDGRQILDGTAGLWCCNAGHARPRIVEAIVEQARTLDYSPAFQMGSPPAFALAQRLAALAPTPLNHVFFTSSGSEAVDTAMKIVLAYHRQRGEGQRTRFISREKAYHGVGFGGMALGGLPNNRRAFGLQLGGVDYLRHTLDLQRNAFSKGLPRQGAELADDLERLIALHDASTIAAVFVEPIAGSAGVILPAPGYLQRLRELCDHHGILLVFDEVITGFGRVGMPFAAQRFGVTPDLLTFAKAVSNGAVPLGGVLASDAVHATLMQAPPQAIELFHGYTYSGHPLACAAALATLEVYAEERLFERAIELGEYWQERLHALQGLPNVIDIRNFGLVGAVELAPRRDAPGSRGYEVYRRCFHDGGLLVRCTGDIIALSPPLIVDKAQIDQITGTLGEMIRATA from the coding sequence ATGAAGCGTTCCGCGAGCGACCTGCACGATCTGGCTACCCAACGCCCGGAGTCATTGGAGGCGTACTGGATGCCGTTCACCGCCAACCGCCAGTTCAAGGCCGCGCCGCGTTTGCTGGTGCGTGCCGAGGGCATGCACTACGAGGATGTCGACGGCCGCCAGATCCTCGATGGCACCGCCGGCCTCTGGTGCTGCAACGCGGGCCATGCCCGCCCACGCATCGTCGAGGCCATCGTCGAGCAGGCACGCACGCTCGACTACTCGCCGGCCTTCCAGATGGGCTCACCACCGGCCTTCGCGCTGGCGCAGCGACTGGCCGCATTGGCGCCGACGCCACTGAACCATGTGTTCTTCACCAGCTCCGGCTCGGAGGCGGTGGATACCGCGATGAAGATCGTGCTGGCCTACCACCGCCAGCGTGGCGAGGGCCAGCGCACGCGTTTCATCAGCCGCGAGAAGGCCTACCACGGCGTGGGCTTCGGCGGCATGGCGCTGGGCGGCTTGCCCAACAACCGCAGGGCGTTCGGCCTGCAGCTGGGCGGCGTGGACTACCTGCGCCACACCCTGGACCTGCAGCGCAATGCGTTCAGCAAAGGCCTGCCGCGCCAGGGCGCCGAGCTGGCCGATGACCTGGAACGACTGATCGCACTGCATGACGCCTCAACCATCGCGGCGGTCTTCGTCGAACCCATTGCCGGTTCCGCCGGGGTGATTCTGCCGGCGCCGGGCTACCTGCAGCGCCTGCGCGAGCTGTGCGACCACCACGGCATCCTGCTGGTGTTCGATGAGGTCATCACCGGTTTCGGCAGGGTCGGCATGCCATTCGCCGCACAGCGCTTCGGGGTCACCCCCGACCTGCTGACCTTCGCCAAGGCGGTCAGCAACGGCGCAGTGCCGCTGGGCGGCGTGCTGGCCAGCGACGCCGTGCATGCAACCCTGATGCAGGCACCGCCACAGGCCATCGAGCTGTTCCATGGCTATACCTATTCGGGGCATCCGCTGGCCTGCGCGGCCGCACTGGCCACGCTGGAGGTCTACGCCGAGGAGCGCCTTTTCGAGCGCGCCATCGAGCTGGGCGAGTACTGGCAGGAACGGCTGCATGCGCTGCAGGGCCTCCCCAACGTGATCGACATCCGCAACTTCGGTCTGGTCGGCGCGGTCGAGCTGGCGCCTCGCCGCGATGCGCCGGGCAGCCGGGGCTACGAGGTCTATCGGCGCTGCTTCCACGACGGCGGGCTGCTGGTGCGCTGTACCGGTGACATCATCGCGCTGTCGCCCCCGCTGATCGTGGACAAGGCGCAGATCGACCAGATCACCGGCACGCTGGGCGAGATGATCCGGGCCACTGCCTGA
- a CDS encoding aldehyde dehydrogenase — MADFPDRSHWQVLAQQLSIPAQAFIDGRYTDAASGARFDCISPIDGRVLGVVADCDAEDVERAVRSARRAFDAGHWSEASPAHRKRVLLALAALVEKHADELALLETLDMGKPVRDARRIDLPGVVRCLRWTAEAVDKLYGEVAPTGPHELGLVTREPAGVVAAIVPWNFPLLMACWKIAPALAMGNSVVLKPSERSPLSALRLAALAAEAGLPDGVLNVLPGHGTRVGEPLALHMDVDVLAFTGSTATGAKLLEHAGRSNLKRVWLECGGKSPHLVFADAPDLDAAAKAVAQGIFFNQGEVCTAGSRLLVQRSIREDFVHQVIAYGQHMQPQHPLEADAPMGALVDAAHVDKVLADIARAEGEGARLLLGGHRAEVEAGGCYVQPTVFDQVRPDHALAREEVFGPVLAVLGFEDEAEAVRVANDSRYGLAAGLWTRDLGRAHRVARQLRAGSVWVNGWDGGDMTAPFGGYKQSGNGRDKSLHAFDKYSEIKATWIQL, encoded by the coding sequence ATGGCCGACTTTCCCGACCGCAGCCACTGGCAGGTGCTGGCCCAGCAGCTTTCGATACCCGCACAGGCCTTCATTGATGGTCGTTACACCGACGCTGCCAGCGGCGCGCGCTTCGACTGCATCAGCCCGATTGATGGGCGCGTGCTGGGGGTGGTCGCCGACTGCGATGCAGAGGACGTAGAGCGCGCAGTGCGGTCGGCGCGGCGTGCCTTCGATGCGGGCCACTGGTCAGAGGCCAGCCCGGCCCATCGCAAGCGGGTGTTGCTGGCCTTGGCGGCATTGGTGGAAAAGCACGCTGATGAGTTGGCCCTGCTGGAAACCCTGGACATGGGCAAGCCGGTGCGCGACGCACGCCGTATCGACCTGCCCGGCGTGGTGCGCTGCCTGCGCTGGACCGCCGAAGCGGTGGACAAGCTGTACGGCGAAGTCGCACCGACTGGCCCACACGAGCTGGGCCTGGTCACGCGCGAGCCAGCCGGCGTGGTCGCAGCGATCGTGCCATGGAACTTTCCGTTGCTGATGGCCTGCTGGAAGATCGCGCCTGCGCTGGCCATGGGCAATTCGGTGGTGCTCAAGCCTTCCGAGCGGTCGCCCTTGAGTGCGTTGCGATTGGCCGCGCTGGCCGCTGAGGCGGGCCTGCCGGACGGCGTGCTGAACGTATTGCCAGGCCACGGTACGCGCGTCGGTGAACCGTTGGCGCTGCACATGGATGTGGACGTGCTGGCCTTCACCGGTTCCACCGCCACCGGCGCGAAGCTGCTGGAGCATGCGGGACGGTCCAACCTCAAGCGGGTCTGGCTGGAATGCGGTGGCAAAAGCCCGCACCTGGTGTTCGCCGACGCACCGGACCTGGACGCAGCGGCCAAGGCCGTGGCGCAGGGCATCTTCTTCAACCAGGGCGAAGTCTGCACCGCCGGCTCGCGGCTGCTGGTGCAGCGCTCGATCCGTGAGGACTTCGTGCACCAGGTGATTGCCTACGGCCAGCATATGCAGCCGCAGCATCCACTGGAGGCCGATGCACCGATGGGCGCGCTGGTCGATGCCGCGCACGTGGACAAGGTGCTGGCCGATATCGCACGGGCCGAAGGCGAGGGCGCCCGCCTGCTGCTCGGCGGCCATCGGGCCGAGGTGGAGGCCGGCGGCTGCTATGTGCAGCCCACGGTGTTCGACCAGGTGCGTCCGGACCACGCGTTGGCACGCGAGGAGGTGTTCGGCCCGGTGCTGGCGGTACTTGGTTTCGAGGATGAGGCGGAGGCAGTGCGCGTGGCCAATGACAGCCGCTATGGGTTGGCGGCGGGCCTGTGGACACGCGACCTCGGCCGCGCCCATCGTGTCGCACGCCAGCTGCGCGCCGGCAGCGTGTGGGTGAACGGCTGGGATGGTGGCGACATGACCGCACCGTTCGGTGGCTACAAGCAGTCCGGCAATGGGCGCGACAAGTCACTGCATGCGTTCGACAAGTACAGCGAGATCAAGGCCACCTGGATCCAGCTGTAA